Proteins encoded by one window of Sphaerodactylus townsendi isolate TG3544 linkage group LG04, MPM_Stown_v2.3, whole genome shotgun sequence:
- the LG04H11orf65 gene encoding protein MFI isoform X1, whose product MEKRKTVVQFRLDEDERETAAITIQRAWRRWLDCGVFQFYKDLIGFKQCGDPSYLMRYIEPREAEFLDAAAGVHIRFRLGGAKFPPCIYYKVFTHRPVVDMCANSPRDYAKLATLKGQRGKPHRENKEDLSGWYQRIENNGWRLLSPRFFRGLDSITAEDNVKVKDFRFNKLQKRQDIERKKKKKKIEWLKRMYYGSQLQVKTLDPTKTLLIQRAAEGFIACLGNEGLDSVTDWEVDEMLKWTSALNYEEYAEKWKTIGTSKFSEDVSGFWLSEYCKPAEVSEGPGELQKLSPRRPKENPVKKMSVSKSILYN is encoded by the exons GATTGCGGTGTGTTTCAGTTCTATAAAGATCTAATAGGTTTTAAGCAATGCGGGGACCCTTCATATCTGATGAGGTATATTGAACCTAGAGAG GCAGAATTCTTAGATGCTGCAGCTGGGGTCCATATCAGATTCAGACTAGGTGGG GCAAAGTTTCCTCCATGCATATATTACAAAGTCTTTACCCACAGACCTGTTGTGGATATGTGTGCTAACAGTCCTAGAGACTACGCAAAGCTTGCAACCCTAAAGGGGCAACGGGGAAAACCCCACAGAGAAAACAAGGAGGACTTGAGTGGCTGGTACCAACGGATAGAGAATAACGGCTGGAGACTTCTTTCCCCCAGG TTCTTCAGGGGTCTGGACAGCATAACTGCTGAAGACAACGTTAAAGTAAAGGATTTTCGTTTTAACAAGTTGCAGAAAAGACAAGAcatagagagaaaaaagaaaaagaaaaaaatagagtgGCTGAAACGAAT GTACTATGGATCACAACTGCAGGTTAAAACGCTGGACCCAACTAAAACCTTATTAATCCAAAGAGCTGCAGAAGGATTCATTGCCTGCCTGGGAAATGAAGGACTAGATAGTGTGACGGACTGGGAGGTGGATGAAATGTTAAAGTGGACAAGTGCACTCAACTATGAaga GTACGCCGAGAAGTGGAAAACAATCGGAACAAGCAAGTTTTCAGAAGACGTCTCAG GTTTCTGGTTGAGTGAATACTGCAAACCTGCCGAAGTGTCTGAGGGACCAGGGGAGCTCCAAAAATTGTCGCCACGTCGACCGAAGGAGAATCCGGTAAAAAAAATGTCAGTTTCAAAAAGTATCCTATACAATTGA